TGTGCACCGAGGAGCTCGCCAAGGACATCGACCGTTCGGTTTTCCCGGGTCAGCAGGGCGGGCCGCTGATGCACGTGATCGCCGCCAAGGCGGTCGCGCTGGGGATCGCCCAGTCGGAGCCCTTCCGAGCGCGCCAGCGACAGACGGTGGCCAACGCGAAGGCATTCGCGGAGGAACTGATCGCCGGCGGGGTGTCGGTGCTGACCGGGGGCACCGACGTGCACCTGGTGCTCGTCGACCTGGGGCCGACCGGGCTGGATGGCAAGACCGCCGAGAGCCGCCTCGAGGAGGTGGGGATCACCGTGAACCGCAACGCGATCCCGTTTGACGAGCGTCCCCCGATGAACCCCTCCGGCCTGCGGATCGGAACGCCCGCGCTCACCACTCGGGGCCTGGTCGAGGAGGACATGGGCGAGATCGCCAAAGTGATCTGCGTCGCCCTCTCCGATGACTTCGAGGGCGAGAAGGACCAGCTGCTGGAGCGAACGAGGGCGTTGATGGAGCGCTACCCCCTCTATCCACAGCTCTCGCCGGCGCCTGTCTAGACGGGCGCACGATGCCGCTCCAAATCGGCCTGGAACGGCTGAGGCTGGGGGAGGGGCCGACCCCGGTGCGGGAGCTGACCCGGCTTGGCGATGAGCGCGGGCGAGCGCCCGTGTGGATCAAGGACGACGGCGCCTATGCCCCCGCGGGCGGCAACAAGGCGCGCAAGCTCGAGTGGCTGCTTGCCGACGCACGCCGCCGCGGCAAGCGCACCATCCTCACGGGCGGAGCGCTGGGCACCAATCACGGGCTGGCGACTGCACTGTTCGCCCGCCGGCTCGGGATGCGGACGGTGCTCGTCCTGGTGCCCCAGCCAGAGACCGAGCACGTCCGCCGCCAGCTCGAGCGGATGCGCGCCAGCGGCGCCGAGCTCCATCGGGCGCCGGGCGTGGCGCGCGCCTACGCGCTGGCCGCTTCGTTGATGCTCCGGCGCGCCAGCGCGCCGGTGAAGCTCCCCTACTTCCTCCGCCCCGGCGGATCCGTGCCGCTGGGCTGCGTCGGCTACGTGGAGGCAGCGATGGAGCTCTCCGAGCAGGTCCAGGCGGGCGACCTCCCGGAGCCCTCGCACATCGTCGTCCCGCTGGGTAGTGGCGGTACAGCGGCCGGGCTGCTCGCCGGCCTGAGGCTCGCCGGCCTGCACTCGCGCCTCGTCTGCGTGCTGGTCAACGACCTGATCCGGGTCGACGAGCGGACCGTCGCCAGGCTCGCTCGCCGGACTCTGCGCTTGCTACATAAGCACGGCGCCAACGTCGGGGACGGCGAGATCGCGGCCGAGGACGTGGACCTGGAGCGCGGCTGGTTGGGCGCAGGCTACGGGCACTCGACGCCGGCGGCGGAGCGCGCGATCGTGCTCTTCGCCGAGCGGGAGGACGTGGTGCTGGAGCCGGTCTACACGGCTAAGGCGGCGGCCGCGCTCCTGGACCTCAACCGCCGCGGCGCCTTCGGGAAGGGCCCGGTGCTCTACTGGCACACGTACAGCCGTCCGGACGGCGCCTGAGCGCCCCGTCGCTCGTCAGCCTTTCCTTCGCTCCGCCAGGCGACGCGCACGCTCGGCGAGCCCGGCGGCGTCGAGTCGCTCTGCCCATTGCTGGAACGCGGGCGTGGGCCCCAGCCACCGCCAATCGTCGACCGCCCCCACGGGCGCGTCGGTGCGCAGGGTGGCGAGGTCGCGGAAGAGCGTCGCCAGATCACGCTGAGCCACCAGTGTCGTCGCGAGCTTCGCTGGCCCGCGTACCTCCACCTCCCAGCTGCTCGCCTCCTCGGGGATCTTCTCCAGGTGCTCGTAGCGGGCCAGGACGGCAGAGGCCGACTTGGCGCCCCAACCGGGCAGGCCCGGGAAGCCGTCGGCACTGTCGCCCACGAGCGCCAGCCAGTCGGGGATGGAGGCGGGGCCGACGCCGAACTTCCCGCGCACGCCCTCCTGGTCCATCAGCCGGCGGTGGCGGCGGTCGAGCTGCACCACTCGCGTTCCGGACACGCATTGCGCCAGATCCTTGTCGGGCGTCAGGATCAGCACCTGTTCCACCCGCTCATCATCCGCGGCATGCGCGGCCGCCGCGGCCAGGGCGTCGTCGGCCTCCTGGTCCACCATCGGCCAGACCCGAACGCCCAGCGCCTCGATCGCCTCCTCCAGCAACGGGAACTGGGCCAACAGCTCCGGGTCGACGCCGGCACCCGTCTTGTAGCCGGGCCAGAGCTCGTTGCGGAACGACTCGATCACGTGGTCCGTGGCTACGCCGAGGTGGGTGGCGCCGTCCTCGAGGATCGTCACCACGGTTCCGAGCACCCCGCGCACAGCGCCCACCTCGGCGTCCTCCGCGTCGCGGTGCGACGGCACTGCGAAGAAGTGACGGAACAGCTCGTACGTCCCGTCGAGTAGGTGGACGCGCACGCGACGGCAGGCTACCGCGTCGCACCTGTGCTCTAGCGTTCCGCGGGATCCGCATGAGGATCTGGGTGGACATGAGCGCGCCGGCGCACGTCCTCGTGCTCAGGCCGATCATCGCCCGTTTACGGGACGCCGGTCACCATGTCCAGGTCACCTCCCGGGAGTACGCGCAGACGCAGGAGCTGCTGGAGCTCCAGGGCATCGAGCACACGCCGATCGGGCGTCACGGCGGCGCCTCCCGGGCCCAGAAGCTGCTCAGGTTGATGCAGCGCACGCCGATGATGCGGCGGTTCGGCAAGGGCCGGGGGTTCGAGCTTGCCCTTGGGCACGGCTCGTACGACCTGGCGATGGCCGCGAGGTCGCTGGGCATCCCCGAGGTGAACATGCACGACTACGAGTTCGCGGTCATGCAGCATCGGATCGCCTGCCGGCTCGCGACCCGGGTGATCTTCCCCGACTCGGTTCCCCCCGAGCGGCTGCGGCGCTACGGGGTCGGGCTGGAGAAGCTTCGCCAATACCCGGGCCTCAAGGAGGAGTACTACCTGGCGGACTTCGAGCCCGATCCGGGCGTGCTCGAGGGTCTCGGCGTCGACAGCCGGCGGGTCGTGGTCGTGGTCCGGCCGCCACCGGACGTCTCGCTGTACCACCGCAGATCCAATCCGCTCTTCCCGCAGGTTCTCGCCCGGCTTGGAGCCGATCCCGGGGTCCACGCGGTCGTTCTGCCCCGCACGGACGCCCAGCGAAGCCACCTGAAGAGCCTGGATCTTCCGTCGTTGATCGTCGCCGAAGGGGCCGTCGAGGCGCAGAGCCTGGTGGCGCTCGGCGATCTGGTCGTCTCGGCCGGAGGGACGATGAACCGCGAGGCTGCGGCGCTGGGAACGCCGGTCTACACGACTTTTGCGGGCAGGCTCGGTGGCGTCGACGAGGCGCTGATTCGCGCTGGACGCCTGCGCCCGCTGACCGATTCCGGGGACCTCGTGCTCGAGAAGCGACGCGTCGGGAACGGTCAGGCCACGCTCCGCGACCCCTCCCTCCTGGTCGACCTCGTCCTGAGTGCGGTTGAGTGAGCCTTAGAAGCGTGGGCTACCCTCGCCGACCGACCGACCGCGATGCTCGCTGACGGAAGACCCGATGCGATCGACGGGCTGTTCGCCTTCTTGACGGCTCTTTCGATCGCCTGGCTGCTGGTCCCTTTGACCGAGGCGGCCGCGCGCCGGCTGAACGCGATCGACAAGCCCCGGGAGCGCAGCCTGCACGAGGCGCCGACGCCCAAATTGGGGGGCCTGGCGATCCTCTGCGGAGTGCTGGTCGCCGGCGTCCTCTTCCTGCCCTGGGCGCCCCTGACGAGAGCGATCCTGGGCGGCGCCGCGGTGATCGCCCTTGTGGGGGTGCTCGACGACGTCTTCGACCTGCCGGCCGGTGCGAAGCTCGCGGGCCAGGTCGGCGCCGCCATGATCCCGGTCTTCAGCGGCGTTTGGGTCAGTGACTTCACCCTGCCGTTCGTGGGCGCCGTCCAGCTCGACGACGTGCTGTTCCGTGACGTCCCCCTGCTCGGCAACGTCAAGGTGGGCCACGTCCTCACCGTGGTCGGCTTCGTGGCGGTGATGAACGTGATCAACTTCATCGACGGTGTCGACGGGCTGGCCGCGGGCGTCTGCGTGATCTCCGCGGGCACCTTCGCGATCATCGCTCTGTCGCTCGATCGCCCGGGGGCGGGGGTGCTGGCCGCGGCCACCGCCGGCGGCTCGCTGGGCTTCCTGCGGCACGGGTTCCCGCCTGCGTCCAGCTTCATGGGGGACACGGGCTCAAACCTGCTCGGCTACCTGCTCGCCACGGTCGCGGTGCTGGGCGCCCTGAAGACGAACGCCGTCGTCGCCCTGTTCTTCCCGCTGATCGTGCTTGCAGTGCCCATCCTCGACGGCGGCTTCGTGGTCGCCAAGCGGCTCAAGTACCGGCGCCCGGTGTATTCGGCCGACCGCTGGCACTTCCACCACCGGATGGCGAACATCGGCTTCTCGCAGCGGCGCACGCTGGCCTACCTGTATGGCTGGGTCGCGATCCTGGCGGGGCTGGCGCTCGCGCTTCGGTTCGTCCCCTACAGCGACAACCACGGCAATTTCCACGCCGGCTGGACGGTGCTGATCGTGGTCTGCAGCCTGGCCGCGCTCGCCGCCAGCGTCTACCTGGTGATCCTGCTCGAGATCCTCAAGCTGCGTCGCTTCCGCCTCCGCCAGCTGGTCGGGTTGCGCGGCCCGGCCGCGCCCGCGCCTGAGGAGGTTGACGCGGGCGTCGCACGCGAGCTGGAGACGGGCAGCTTCGCCGCGCTCAACCCCGAGACGGGTGAATTCGAGGCGATCGACCCCGACACGGGGGAGTTCGAGGTGGTGGAGCAGCAGTGAGGTCCGGGGAGCACGCCGTTTCGGATATATTCGCCGCGCCGCCTGGAACCGGCTTCAGCCGGGGCTGAGCGGCTATCTGTTCCTTGGAGACCAATCGACCGACGAGTGTCTCGTCCCGAGTTCGAAAGCCCGGATGAACGACGGCCCACCCAGCAGGGCGGATGCCGCCGCGGCTGGAGGCCTGCTCCTGGGGACGATGGTCGCCTGTGCCGCAGCCGGGTTCGGGCTCGGCTCGCTCGTGGGTCTCGCAGTCCCGGCCGGCCTGGTGGGGCTGTTCGCGGGGGCCGTCGTGGGATTTGCCCTTGTCTACGCTCGCTTTAGAAGGATCTAGCCGGCTGGACGGCAGCCGGCGAACGGTCTTCGCGCTCGGCTACGCCGACCTGGTGCTGCTGGCGCTCGCCTTGCCGGTCTTCCTGCTCGCCGGCTGGCCACTCGGCGGTTACGCGGTCGCTGCCGG
This genomic interval from Solirubrobacterales bacterium contains the following:
- a CDS encoding DUF354 domain-containing protein translates to MRIWVDMSAPAHVLVLRPIIARLRDAGHHVQVTSREYAQTQELLELQGIEHTPIGRHGGASRAQKLLRLMQRTPMMRRFGKGRGFELALGHGSYDLAMAARSLGIPEVNMHDYEFAVMQHRIACRLATRVIFPDSVPPERLRRYGVGLEKLRQYPGLKEEYYLADFEPDPGVLEGLGVDSRRVVVVVRPPPDVSLYHRRSNPLFPQVLARLGADPGVHAVVLPRTDAQRSHLKSLDLPSLIVAEGAVEAQSLVALGDLVVSAGGTMNREAAALGTPVYTTFAGRLGGVDEALIRAGRLRPLTDSGDLVLEKRRVGNGQATLRDPSLLVDLVLSAVE
- a CDS encoding pyridoxal-phosphate dependent enzyme, which codes for MPLQIGLERLRLGEGPTPVRELTRLGDERGRAPVWIKDDGAYAPAGGNKARKLEWLLADARRRGKRTILTGGALGTNHGLATALFARRLGMRTVLVLVPQPETEHVRRQLERMRASGAELHRAPGVARAYALAASLMLRRASAPVKLPYFLRPGGSVPLGCVGYVEAAMELSEQVQAGDLPEPSHIVVPLGSGGTAAGLLAGLRLAGLHSRLVCVLVNDLIRVDERTVARLARRTLRLLHKHGANVGDGEIAAEDVDLERGWLGAGYGHSTPAAERAIVLFAEREDVVLEPVYTAKAAAALLDLNRRGAFGKGPVLYWHTYSRPDGA
- a CDS encoding 5'-3' exonuclease H3TH domain-containing protein, encoding MRVHLLDGTYELFRHFFAVPSHRDAEDAEVGAVRGVLGTVVTILEDGATHLGVATDHVIESFRNELWPGYKTGAGVDPELLAQFPLLEEAIEALGVRVWPMVDQEADDALAAAAAHAADDERVEQVLILTPDKDLAQCVSGTRVVQLDRRHRRLMDQEGVRGKFGVGPASIPDWLALVGDSADGFPGLPGWGAKSASAVLARYEHLEKIPEEASSWEVEVRGPAKLATTLVAQRDLATLFRDLATLRTDAPVGAVDDWRWLGPTPAFQQWAERLDAAGLAERARRLAERRKG
- a CDS encoding MraY family glycosyltransferase; protein product: MLADGRPDAIDGLFAFLTALSIAWLLVPLTEAAARRLNAIDKPRERSLHEAPTPKLGGLAILCGVLVAGVLFLPWAPLTRAILGGAAVIALVGVLDDVFDLPAGAKLAGQVGAAMIPVFSGVWVSDFTLPFVGAVQLDDVLFRDVPLLGNVKVGHVLTVVGFVAVMNVINFIDGVDGLAAGVCVISAGTFAIIALSLDRPGAGVLAAATAGGSLGFLRHGFPPASSFMGDTGSNLLGYLLATVAVLGALKTNAVVALFFPLIVLAVPILDGGFVVAKRLKYRRPVYSADRWHFHHRMANIGFSQRRTLAYLYGWVAILAGLALALRFVPYSDNHGNFHAGWTVLIVVCSLAALAASVYLVILLEILKLRRFRLRQLVGLRGPAAPAPEEVDAGVARELETGSFAALNPETGEFEAIDPDTGEFEVVEQQ